A genomic stretch from Penicillium digitatum chromosome 4, complete sequence includes:
- a CDS encoding Cytochrome P450, giving the protein MAIIADALISIWSGLPAILVTLTLFHFTRNYFKPGVASVPGPLLAKITNLWRFIDVAHGRAEVKLYNLHQKYGDYVRLGPNVVSVQNLDALKTIYGINKGYQKTNFYRVQQQLAKGKTLPTLFSTIDENLHAAIKRPISSAYAMSTLTEFEPYVDKTIHTFFGKLDEFVAEAKVFDIAIWLQYYAFDVIGELTYSKPLGFLEKGNDVDGIIAAIEHFLHYAGTIGQMPWLDYLFIKNPLRNLLGKGSTGAAARFARTRLDERLNRKDACPVARKQKDFLDRFLEAKNEHPNIVNDTQVFAYTISNISAGSDTTAISLRAILYYTLKSPRASMRLHQELTLALKENRISLPVSWKQSQEQLPYLDAVIKEALRLHPAVGLMLERVVPAEGLQLPDGGPFLPAGTIVGANPWVIHRNHVFGEDVTSFVPERWLKMETESEANFQDRRQKMLRATFTFGAGARTCIGKNISLLEIYKLIPSLFLRYKIKFVDPSAEWEIINAWFVIQKNMNVRLTHNKEGQVLHP; this is encoded by the exons ATGGCCATCATCGCAGATGCATTGATATCAATCTGGTCAGGTCTACCAGCCATCCTTGTCACCCTGACATTATTTCACTTCACTCGCAATTACTTCAAACCAGGAGTAGCGTCAGTCCCCGGACCCTTATTGGCTAAGATTACAAACCTTTGGAGGTTCATTGATGTGGCCCATGGTCGTGCAGAGGTGAAGCTTTACAACCTTCATCAAAAATACGGGGACTATGTTCGATTAGGACCCAACGTAGTCAGCGTCCAAAATTTAGATGCCTTGAAAACTATCTATGGCATCAATAAGGGATATCAAAAG ACAAATTTCTATCGTGTTCAGCAACAGCTTGCCAAAGGCAAAACGTTGCCGACCCTGTTCTCCACAATCGATGAAAATTTACATGCTGCGATTAAAAGGCCCATCTCATCCGCTTATGCAATGAGCACACTGACCGAATTCGAGCCTTATGTAGACAAGACCATTCATACTTTTTTCGGGAAGTTGGATGAGTTTGTGGCCGAAGCGAAAGTCTTCGATATTGCCATCTGGCTACAATACT ATGCATTTGATGTTATCGGAGAATTAACCTACAGCAAGCCACTGGGCTTCCTTGAGAAAGGGAATGATGTCGACGGAATCATTGCCGCAATCGAGCATTTTCTCCACTATGCCGGAACG ATTGGGCAGATGCCATGGCTTGACTACCTGTTCATCAAGAACCCTCTCAGGAACCTTCTCGGAAAGGGATCGACCGGGGCTGCGGCTCGCTTTGCTCGCACGAGACTCGACGAACGATTAAACCGGAAAGACGCATGTCCAGTGGCCAGAAAGCAAAAGGATTTTCTCGACCGTTTCTTGGAAGCGAAAAACGAGCACCCGAATATTGTAAACGATACCCAAGTCTTCGCATACACGATCAGCAATATCAGTGCCGGTTCCGACACCACGGCGATTTCTCTCCGGGCGATCCTTTATTACACCCTCAAGAGCCCCCGAGCAAGTATGCGATTGCACCAAGAGCTCACCCTCGCCTTGAAAGAAAATCGGATCTCTTTACCCGTGTCGTGGAAGCAAAGCCAAGAGCAACTCCCCTACCTCGATGCGGTAATTAAAGAAGCACTACGTCTTCACCCGGCCGTAGGATTGATGCTTGAGCGGGTAGTGCCTGCTGAGGGACTCCAGCTTCCGGATGGTGGTCCATTTCTGCCGGCTGGGACGATAGTTGGTGCCAATCCGTGGGTCATACATCGGAACCATGTCTTTGGGGAGGATGTAACTTCATTTGTTCCGGAGCGGTGGCTCAAGATGGAGACTGAGTCTGAGGCCAATTTTCAGGACAGAAGGCAGAAGATGCTTCGGGCGACGTTTACTTTCGGGGCTGGAGCGAGGACTTGCATTGGCAAGAATATCAGTCTTCTGGAGATTTACAAGTTGATTCCCTCGCTCTTTCTACGATACAAG ATTAAATTCGTGGATCCTAGTGCGGAATGGGAGATTATCAATGCGTGGTTTGTGATCCAAAAGAACATGAACGTGCGGTTGACGCATAACAAGGAAGGACAGGTGCTACATCCATAG